The DNA sequence TGACACATTAATCTGAGTACACATCACTCACTGTCATTACAGTGCAATTTAGTGTGCGGGGGCTGCACAATCAGgtgggtttgtttttgttttggctgcTTGTGGAAACCAGCTTTTGCTGTCAGGTTAATTTTTCTGAACTGTAGTATCTTGTTTTAGACTGGTATTACGTTGAACCAAACAGTTGAGAAGAACCAGTTTCCAGTAATATCAAAACCCTCTACATTATTGCTAATAGCTGTAGTATGCACACTCTAGACAAGATTATGTAATGGTCGTAGTGGATCCACTGTGGTTTAATGATCAGATTCTAGTCTCACTATTTTTTAATCCGTTGGTTACACTAACTGGAAGATGACATAAAGAACTATAAGGGCACTCGGAGAGTGCTGACTTTCACCAAGGCATGCGATGCAATGTGAATTTATTTCCAGTCAAACAAATTTTTCTGACTACTGCATGCAGCACAAATCCCTTTCTTGCAAcgttaacaaaagtgaaaaataatttgcgtatccccatgctacacccttccaccaagttttaTGAACGTCGGGCCAGTAGTTCTTTTCCATAATCCTGGTGACAAAAACCCGAGCCGAAAACGCGACCTGCTTGGCGGAGGAAATTTTTGAAAATATCAGCTGTTAATTCTAATAGGCTGACACACTGAAACATTATttcataaatcaatcaatcaatcaatcaatcaatcaatcaaactgtatttatatagcacatttcatacaaGTTAATAGTCAATAGTTAATTAACACAATGTGCTTCGTACAAAAGCGACATAAAATAATACTTTGTTCAGTTATACAGagtaaaatgtatacaaaacatgtattgcacacacacacacacagaaaccaaaCCGTTTTTTTGGCcttctttttaaagattatttttttggagcatttccaccttttaatggacaggacagctagatatgaaaggggagagagagggggaagacatgcaggaaaatctccacaggtcggactcgaaccctggaccttctgcgtcgaggaacaAACCTCTaaatatgtgcgcccgctccaccaactgagtcAACCTGGCCacagcctttttttatttatttatttttttttattgttcagTGTGGAAGCCTCTCTCAGTTCCACTGGCAGGGGTGTTCCATATCATTGGGGCATAGACACAGAAAGAGGTGTGCCCCTAAAATAGTGTTATTTCTGTGGGTGGTGTGTTGTTATTGATGAACTAGTAAGTATTGTTTCTGTAAAGGCCAGCATTCTATTCATAGTATCTGTATGGGTACTGATGGAacaaaatcatttatttttcagataCCAGAGCTGAGGGATAGTAACATTATTTACTGTGACAGAAAATGCAATCAATAAGGATAATATAAATACTTTTTGCAATGTTGTTTATGAGTGTGTTCAGGGTTGTCTACTGTACTGACTTGCACTCCTTTCTGACTTCTTAgttgcatttttaaaaacataattgcCTTCCTACTTCATTTTTGTCAAAGTGTGTATTCAGTAATGGCACATTTAAACTAAATCTGTAAAACTGTGTTTTGAGCCATTACACTTGCCACAAACATTATATGTATTATGGTACTAGCTGTTTTTCGAATTGtattgatttcatttttttttcctgatgcAGATAACAATTAATGAATCGGAAACTAGTCAGATGTtgccatttttatttatgtatctcTGCTCCCAACCTCTTAATGTGCAGCTCCTGAGGCAGAGGCAGCACCAGAAGTGGCAGCTCCTGCAGCTGAACCCGCCCCGGTGGAGGAGGCGGCGCCCACCGCAGAAGTCACCGAAGAGGTGGTCGTCGAGGAGGCAGCTGCCGAGGCTGTCCCTGCTCCTGCAGAACCAGTAGCGGAGATCGCCGCCGAACCGGTCGTTGACGCCGCGTCTGAAGAAGCCGTGTCTGAAGAAGCAGCCGCCGTGGCCTCGGAGGTGGTGGTTGCTGAGGCTGCAGCTGAGCCAGCAGTCCCAGAAGAAGCTGCTCCACCTGTAGAAGCAGTTCCTGAAGCTGTGGAAGTGGCTGCCACAGAGGAGGCCCCTGCAGCAGAGGCCCCTACAGCAGAGGCCCCTGCAGCCGAAGCCCCTGCAGCCGAAGCCCCTGCAGCAGAGAGCGCTGGTACGGCAACAGTAGAAGAAGTCCCTCCCGCTCCCCCCGCTGAGGCAGAGACTTGCTCTGCAGCCCCCGAGGCTGAGGCAGCCCCTGCTGCAGAGGTGGCTGCATAAAGCTGTGAGGGTGCAATAGTCGCCCAGAAAGTAGGGCTAGAGTCAGTTGTGCTGTGTCCCAAACCTCTGGCCCTGGAAAAAGCACTCATGAACCcctattttgatttaaaaaatgtttagttttcacTTCTAGTTGGTTATTAAATACCAGTTGGGGGTTCATCAGTCCAGTTTCCGGGTGCCTTCCTTCCCTTACCTCATCCCAACCttcagacccaaatccgaacaTTTGGCATTCGGCTGTGTTTAAGATTCAGTTTGGAAAATTCTGTTTCTATAGGATTTCTTTATTATAACGAGCAAATCCAAATTATGGTTTGGCTGCTATACAGTTAATAGGAGTGTTGAACTAGGTGATATAAGGGACAGAACTGAGTTGATGACTAATGTTGATCTCCTTGAAATGTTATTCTAAGTGCCCTTAAAACAGGACAGCCCGGCATTTTCTTCCTTATCTCAAAATGTCAGCACGGTGAATGAATGTAGCCCGTTTTGATAAGTTGTTTAAGTTGTCTTTTCTCGTTCCAACACTATTTGCACTTGGTCTTCTTCTGCTCAGCAAACGCTTACTTCCAGCTGTAGCCCATGAATCTTTGCAAAACGGCGGAGAGATGGAACACTAAGTCGGTGTACTACTTCATTTCGTGAACTGTCTCACTGTGAAGTTTGACCAAAAACGGCTCTTCAACTCTTGTCCAGTTTTCTTAATCATTTTTGCACATCTCCTCTTTCATATTAGCTTCATAATGACCTTGCACATTCAAATACTTACTACTGCTTACTAATTCACCAGCCATGtacaagatgttttttttgcagtgttaACTCTCTTTTTACATGttgctttactttttttttttttttaaatgtgaaatctTTCAGGGAACACTACAGAAAATTCATTCATCTGTCTTTGAGCAAGTTGTCATTATGATTAATAgtttttttcaaacaataaaacattactGGATGAGAATGAAGTGTCTcaatattggattttttttttttaaagcactatATGTACATGGTTATGTGGTAAATGTATGATTTTTGAAACGACCGTTTAGCGTTTATCACAATTATGAAATACGGTTTAGAATAATTGTAATCTTATTTGTCCAGGGCTGTTATTCAGCGACTCTCTTGTTGCTTTGATTGTATACGGTGACATGCAGTAAATGTCCTAACAATTGGATTGTACTGTAGGTGTAAAACACCCACTTCCTGTAGAAAACTTAATTTCCTGAAGAATCCCTGTGCCATGTTCCTGCTCCTGTGCCTTCAGTCTAAAGATTAGAATCATTTTAGATCCAACGAATCCAGAAGCAACATGAATTGTTTTCTGTGGCAGGTCCTGCTCAAcaagttgggggggggggggtgcctGGCTCATATCTATGCAGCTTGCcaagtttcttttctttctaaaaTTCCTTGATTATCAAACCACAGATTTGTGTTGGCTTTTTATTTGGAGTGCAGTTTAAAGCAATCACTCAGACAGGTTAAGACTAATCCTAGATTAAAATGCTCGTTTTAGGGTGCCCTGGTGGCTCACCAGACAGGCTCACGGGACTGGGATTGCTGGTGGCAATCCAGAGATGTTTACTATCCAACGTCACACAAATGTCATGTCAATTTGAAATAATTGAACGTTGTGCGGAGAACGTCTTCATAAATGTCCATATAGGGTTTATCCTAGTCTTAAAAACAagatttattgctttttttatattcaaatgtAGTGCTATTAAACAAATTGTCTCCCAAGAGTGTTGGTGCTCACCCCACTCTCATCTGAAAGCTAACTGCTCTTTCAAAGTGCCGTGTATCACACTTTTTACACCAGCAGAGGGAGCATGAACTGGGCAGGTAGTCTCCTGTAGTATTCCCTGAACCTGTGGTGACTGTAGACCATGCAGTGATGGACACCTGCTCAAGGTAAGTGCAATTCACACAAAACACCACGGCAAAGCCCTGTTTGAACCAGGATAAGTGCTGCACGTCCCTTGTGCTCACTGTAAGTTAAATTGGAAAATAGTTTACATGAGCAGAAATCCTAGTTTTACATGAGGGAATTCACTTGGGCTGCAACAAATGATTAAGATGATTTCATAATCAGTTGATCTGACAATTACTTTTTGACCaatttaatcaatcaatcaatcgataagtgcatgtaataaataacaaatccaTCACAAGTTTACAGAACCCATTGTGGGTGTCAGTCTttttctgaccaacagtccaaaacacgAAGATATTCAATTTCCAATTATTAtacagaaaagcagcaaatcctcacatctgAAAAGCTAGAACAAGTAAATATTATACAGACTGtataatcgattatcaaaatagttgcagattaattttctgtgttttaataataatgtatacttcattaatcccgcaaggggaaattacaatgttgtcactctgttattacacacaggtcagaattttacacacacacacaaatggagagatctcagagtgagggagctgcccatggaaaggtgccccgagcagttgggggttcagtgccttgctcaagagcaccttggcagtgcccaggaggtgaactggcacctctccagctacccgTCCACCACCAACGGTAAATATGGGgtaacgtgagagcttgtagagaTACAATGTGagacttgcagaacaaaaaattgAACCAGGCTGtataaaatttgcacttgtaaaataaaatgtgcacttgtaaaataaataaagtgcacttgtaaaataaaattgtgcacttgtaaaaattattcacatttgaagtcacaaaaagaaaaaaaatgagagcttgtaaaaaaatctgaacttgtagaATTGAATTTTGTACTTGTAGAAAAAATTCAccaatgtgtagattgatatttgcatgaacacaatgacagctgcaaacttgtaatgcaacatttactcatgtactttttttttactcaggttgattttccatcacaaccacaactcagtgattacaacctctcgaatctgtcactgtatgcgctctcTCGCATCGCCAAAGAGGcgaatctgcgcctcgacttttgcaacacttgttgcgataacatttggtgcaaaaacaattttgtacctgtggacttaggctgtggagctctgatccaacagaacggggaaagcagggtttctatcgccagatgagggacaactctgtccggcttatttagctatgtcgcatggaagcctggttgaatagcaagctagcgttagctaactaaccaaccagcctgattctaaataaataccttttaattatcttaacactttttaacagtcaaactgaaacactggcggtgagctccaggtcctgcagacggaccgtcaccagcgggtatcggccagcggagcaacatcgctattattgccagaaagcttcgctgccgacctcgacctgcagtcggagctccagcgggacacagagagccccgcacccggtagcagctcaccgctagtgttggtggaatagcaagctagcgttagctaactaaccagcttctaaataaataccttttagttatctaaacactttaacagtcaaactgaaacactggcggtgagctccaggtcctgcagccgcagacggaccgtcatcagcgggtaacacgtgccaagttctgcatccctgccaagacttccatccataaggggaaataatgattttataaggcaaagtagctactgtttaattaaaatgtaggctatatacattcctttgtcatgttcatcaatgatgattataattttacaacgtttagagacatcaatgttttatcagactatcatttccttgctacctgggtgCAAATCTCGGCAGCAACGAGGGTTAAGAGATGACGCATTATTCGGCAAAAATGATTGCTGCTGCCCGcgaggtggatgtaattctgcagaagctattgttgctgcccaagcgggtgcaatgattggcagtgaggcacaacatcagcaaagcaagctgtggtcatggccgggggatgtgccgatgctaccgggtgcggggctctccgtgtcccgctggagctccgactgcaggtcgaggtcggcagcgaagctttctggcaataatagcgatgttgctccgctggccgatacccgctggtgacggtccgtctgcggctgcaggacctggagctcaccgccagtgtttcagtttgactgttaaaaagtgttaagataattaaaaggtatttatttagaatcaggctggttggttagttagctaacgctagcttgctattcaaccaggcttccatgcgacatagctaaataagccggacagagttgtccctcatctggcgatagaaaccctgctttccccgttctgttggatcagagctccacagcctaagtccacaggtacaaattagttttgcaccaaatgtatcgcaacaagtgttgcaaaagtcgaggcgcagattcgcctctttgtgatgcgagagagcgcatacagtgacagattcgagaggttgtaatcactgagttgtggttgtgatggaaaatcaacctgagtaaaaaaaaaaagtacatgagtaaatgttgcattacaagtttgcagctgtcattgtgttcatgcaaatatcaatctacacatttgtgaatattttttctacaagtgcaaatttcaatttacaagttcagatttttttacaagcctcatggttttttttctttgtgacttcaaatgtgaataatttttacaagtgcaaatttttattttacaagtgcaaatttttattttacaagagcaaatttttattttacaagtgcaaattttaacatacaagttcaattttttgttctgcaagttctcacattgtattctacaagctctcacgttttgcaccatatttaccttcatatatACTTTGGGTCCGTGTGGGGACTTGAGCCACccaccctccggttcccaacccagctccctactgactgagtaCTGCCACCCCATTTTACGAATCAATTAACCGATGAAATTGTTTCAGCACTAAAATACACAGTCAAGGTCCTTGTGTAGGAGGGGGTTTGGTCTCTTTAAAGAGAAAACATCCTGTGATAGAAACAGGCAACATTCGACAACAGTCATTCTTCATATGGTACCAGGCTTCTAATGGAATTTAAGACAATGATAACTGCACTTGAAGCTCATTTATAGGCTGCTCAAATATTCTGAGCTGTTGTAATGTGTTAACTCATATCCTATACTGCATTTCAAATCTCTCAGCCACTACTTCCTGTCCTTCTGCCATTCAGAGTCTATGCCCGATCTGCTCACAGCTGTGAAGATCTTGGCCGGCTCCCCAGTTGAGATTGCAGCAGCTTCTGTTGGTGACAAGAGTCTAGTGAAAGCCGTCCGGGAAATAGAGGGCGATGGAAGAAGTTTGGACTCCACACCGGAGGTGGTAGAGCCAGAAGTCCTGGGAGCAACCGCAGAGGTGGTAGCTAAAGAAGCGGCCGAAGAGGCGGCGGTTGTAGTGACCGAGGAGGAGCTGAAGTCTGCAGAAGCCGGTGCTGATGCAGAAGATGCAGAAGCTCCAGCTGCTGAACAGCTGGTTAAAGAGGAGACCTCTGCTCCTGTAGCAGCAGAGGAGACGGAGGCGGTGGCTGCATCTCAGTCTGAGGAACCTACAACTTCAGCCCCGACAGTGGAGGAGCTGGGTGAGGATGAGTGTGAAGAGCAAGCTGCGGTCCCTGGCGCTGCTCTGGAGGAGGCTGTCTCCTCCACAGAGGCCTCGCCTGAAGATGCTGCTCCCGCTGAGGAAGCCACACCAGCTGTGGAGGCCGCCACTACCACCGctgccgccgctgctgctgctgctgatccgGTGGATGAGACATCAGCAGGTGAGAGGTCACCTGCGGCTGAGACATCAGCGGAGGAGGCAGCAGCTGAAGTGTCCGCAGACGAGACACACAGTGAAGCTGCGGCTGTTGTGGACACGACTCAGCTGGCTGCAGCCTCCTCTGGGTCGGACCTGGAGGTCCTTTCAGCCGCTGACGCAGAATCTACGTCAGAGGCTCCGGCACAGGAGGCCAAGCACTGCCACGCCTGCCACTCTGCTCCATCAGCAGAGGAGCAGGGGGCGCCACCTGCTGCTTTGGCCATTGAGGAAGTTGTGGATGTAACACATGAGGTCCAGGAGGCAGTGTCACTGGTGGAAGGACAAAGTAAGAACATACTGTTTTTGAATGCCCCATGCCTACTTTAGTATTATCTATAATGCTGCATAATAGCTCCACTTGTTGTTTTGTTAAATGTAATGAAATAGTAGTACAGAATAAGAGCTCCGCATTGACCCCAAGGCTAAAATAAGATAAATCATACCCAAAGTTTTAAGCTTGTGTCCACCTGTTATATACCTGTCAGATAATACATACCATACTTATATAATTGGCTATGATAAGTAGGGTGAGAAAAGGCTGCTCTCAGATCTGATTATTTTATTATCGTTTTGCCAAATAGACAAAATAGTCTGACATCACAAATCATTGTGTGGGCAAAAGAGTGACAATTTCAGACACTAGATGGCAGCACAATAACTCTTTGTCACAGCAGAGGTACTGACAGCTGTAACTAATGATAATGACTACATTCCATTTAGGTGCTGGCTCATTGGCATGGCTTAATGATACACTTgaatggaactgagccatcgttaatgttatccattccattccatcTTTGCTTTTCATGCTTTGAGAAACTGTAACTGAACTAAGGGCAGACATGGATTTGTGTGTTTCAATTTATATAACATACAATatcacctaaaaaaaaaacatctagaaCTAGATTAATCTTGAATAAAGGTTTTAGAGTGGCTACAGGAGCCACTGCCCACCTCTCCCAGAGTCAGTGTGGAGGTGGACAAGTTCTTCAGTTGACTTTTAACAGGTTTCCTTTGTTGTAAGCTGACATTTGTCTTTAATGATGACAGCTGGAGGACAGACCTACACTGAGCAGGGGTTGTAGCCTATTCAGTTGTCTGTCCACTGATCATGGTCGCTGACAGAACATTGAATCGGCTACAACTCCCTCTCCCTACATCTGAATATAAAGGGGCCTTATTAATTGGAAAGCTCTCAGATCCTAAAGACTCTTTATTAGTGGTTCACGAATAACGACCAACcaattaaccctcctgttgtccttgggtcaaatttgacctgttttcaaagttttttatatcagaaatatatgtttctttcaaccaaattgccccaaaataacatggatggttccatacaacattGGTGTCGAGTAAAATTAATGCTCAGTTGATTTTTGGGTGTTATTCAATTTTACAGAATTtgagaaaagaaatgtaaacattttcaaaacagttactaaactttgacagtctgtgattaACCATTAACATGTGTTCCTCTGATCTTAcctagtcaaaataattcataatttcatttttcttttaaactaaGAAATTAGGaataatttaatataaattaggtttattgaccatcaGTTCCAAAATccagtgtaaaactagtggcaATAGTTGTGTTAGTTGTGTATATACTAGtggtagtaaaaaaaaagaagaagaaaaagctcTTAGCTGActaaaatgttagaaaaaggGCCAAAAACGTAGAAAAAAGCTACAAGAACATCAAAAAAGTGGTCATTTTCAGCCAGCAGGACAGGAACAAGTTGCATGGTCGGTGgtaggacaacacaagggctaaacCTAATTGAAAACATATAGACTGAGCTTGCAtcatatgtaaaaaaaacaacaacaaacaacaatatAAGTTAAGAGTCTTCCCTGTATTAGGCTCTGACCACGTGTATTTCTGCCTATATCCACAGAGCCAAAGGTGTCTATCTGGAGTGTAAAAAGCTGCTCAGTGATGTAATAGTACAGTTAAGAAGGTAAACTGTCAAAAGCAGCACAGCTATAATAAGCACAGCTGTCTGTGTAGAGCTAGAGACAGAGTAGAATGGACATCTTCAGGATAGGTTTTGTTCTCAGATAGCCACATTTTTAGATGCTCAGTTCATGAGGCCAGTGTGGCTCATATACACTATTATTACACTTTTCTTTGCTCTCTGTTTAAGTCCTGCTGCCCATGTCCATTCTACTTATTTAAACTCTAGGATATGTACATAGTCACATACACTAAACTTGTGCATTTCCACCATACAAACTagcgttgtttgtttgtttcagcCACAGAGACCATGGTGGTGGTGACAAGCCAGTTATGACATGACAGACAGTGTGCCTTCCACAACACTCTCTCATCTGTCAACCGAGCCAGGACGGCTGATGAAAACAACACGAGGACAACTAGCCACTGGTTTAACTAGCTATAATGTGTCCTTTTCGAAATGTTACcagctttattttattttttatgtttcccATCTGTTTCCGATCAGTCTTTATTAGCATTTGTGAAATGATTCCCATTCTGTCACATTGTCCTCTAGGTGCCACTGTTGCAAAGCTTTTCATGACCAGTTTATTGGAACAGTTTCTTTGTAGTTGTCTCTGTTGTGGTAGGCAGTGAAAGGAGTTTGTTGTTCATGTAATGTTGTGATAAACTGATTTTCATATATTTGCTTTTTAAAGGTGATATCAATAGTAGGCTATATCCATATTTTAATGCATATCTAGTATCCATTTTGTAGTGTTGTTTATGTTTTACCTTCTACAACAAGATCAATTATATTCAAGTTCCAACTAGTATAAATTAATTTGGAACCCTCACTTAGTCGATTATATTCAACAGTAACATTCCTCCAATTATCTATGAGTTGTAGAAATAGTTGCCGGTGCACTGCATGAATGATCATATATTAACTATATATCATAACAACATATTAAAAAGTTAGTATGCCAATTGTTATTTAGTTAATAACGATTTCCCTGTTGTCATGATAATGTGCTTACATAGACACTTTAAATAAAGTGATGTATACAAAATTGAACTCAGTTTGGCTGTGCATACAATTATTTGTGTGTTCATTATTAATCAGCATGGTGATGCACTATGCTAATGTGGTACATTTTAGTGCACTAACCACTCGGTGGCGACAGATAAGTGTTATTTGATCATATGTCTAAGGTTATGGATATTAGATTTTCTTCCATGAGGTTTTTGGAATAACTAGTGACCATTGTGACCATGTTTTCcgaaggcaaaaaaaaaagcaagaaaataAATTCCATATAAAACGACACAAATAGTATCCTTTATAACTGATGGGACAGGGAAGCAtttaggatttatttttttttacttgaaattAAACAAATCAAACTGAAATGGATGAGTTTACATGGATATATAGggtttattcttttctttttttcataataaggTTTATTATGGCGATTGTTTATTGTACGGCGTGACGTCACGAGTGTAATTGGCCTGAACAAGCGGAGAGTTAGTTAGAGACTTCAGTCAGTCTCCAGAGAAGCACGCCGTCCTGACCCGAGCGTTtgcttctttatttatttactgtccCACATGTTAACACCAAGAACACCGAGGATGTTCTACTCCTCTGTCTGGAGGCTGCTAAACATgaatacagctaacgttaacgctaagttagctagcgttagcagcggGACTCCAGCCTGAACACTCGACAGCAGCAGCGGGATCAGAGCAGAGCCGTCCGGCGAAGAGGAGGAGAGTTGTCTCTGGttgtcaccacacacacacacgcgcacacgcacacacacacacacacacacacacacacagagcaaactCTCATTAGCCAGCCTGCTAACGTGAAGTAGCTGGCGTCCGCCTGTCAACTAAGTTGGTTACCAGCAAGGAGCGAGCAGAATTTCACGGTAAGTGAGCTGAGCAAACATTAGCCAGCAATGGCCACAtggtttgttgtgtttcttttctgaCAGCTTGTTTTTCCACAAtgctaacttagctagctaacgttagccaagtTCATGCCAATGCTCTTTCTATTCAGTTTGCCTTTTGTGTGCGACGTGTTCTCGAAATGCGTTAGAGTTCATTGACCAGCTCGGCATATAATGTAAAAGAATACATGTAAGTGATGCAAGCGCTGGCTAATAATTCATTGATAATGCTGGCGAAGAGCAAAGGTATCATTGCAACACTGAATTCCCCCTGTGTACATGCCTGACATCTCGCTGTTGTCTTTCATATCTCTCTTTTGTAAGCATTGCAAACAGACAGCCAGCTGTGTGAGCTGGATAACTCTGATTTTGGATCTAACCTCACTGCTTTCTATGTCAGAGGTATTATCACCAGCAAACAAGCCTTGTGTCAACACACTGAAACTATATTGGCTTTGTAGCATAGCAAGTGAGTGCATATTATTGTAACCCTGCTGTGTGATGTAACATTAGTATCAGGTGGTGAGAAGTAGGCCATTGAGGCTGGTGGCgtgctgtttttatttgtagcttTTTCAAAT is a window from the Perca fluviatilis chromosome 1, GENO_Pfluv_1.0, whole genome shotgun sequence genome containing:
- the mgarpb gene encoding fibrous sheath CABYR-binding protein isoform X2 — protein: MFCRRALLRVGPLARRAFKPTSRHAPVRHMAFGVPGGSSNMAYFVLCGGGLTAAVVYAYKTVNGDSERYEDRLANMGSAAKAPEAEAAPEVAAPAAEPAPVEEAAPTAEVTEEVVVEEAAAEAVPAPAEPVAEIAAEPVVDAASEEAVSEEAAAVASEVVVAEAAAEPAVPEEAAPPVEAVPEAVEVAATEEAPAAEAPTAEAPAAEAPAAEAPAAESAESMPDLLTAVKILAGSPVEIAAASVGDKSLVKAVREIEGDGRSLDSTPEVVEPEVLGATAEVVAKEAAEEAAVVVTEEELKSAEAGADAEDAEAPAAEQLVKEETSAPVAAEETEAVAASQSEEPTTSAPTVEELGEDECEEQAAVPGAALEEAVSSTEASPEDAAPAEEATPAVEAATTTAAAAAAAADPVDETSAGERSPAAETSAEEAAAEVSADETHSEAAAVVDTTQLAAASSGSDLEVLSAADAESTSEAPAQEAKHCHACHSAPSAEEQGAPPAALAIEEVVDVTHEVQEAVSLVEGQKPKVSIWSVKSCSVM
- the mgarpb gene encoding fibrous sheath CABYR-binding protein isoform X3 — its product is MFCRRALLRVGPLARRAFKPTSRHAAPVRHMAFGVPGGSSNMAYFVLCGGGLTAAVVYAYKTVNGDSERYEDRLANMGSAAKAPEAEAAPEVAAPAAEPAPVEEAAPTAEVTEEVVVEEAAAEAVPAPAEPVAEIAAEPVVDAASEEAVSEEAAAVASEVVVAEAAAEPAVPEEAAPPVEAVPEAVEVAATEEAPAAEAPTAEAPAAEAPAAEAPAAESAESMPDLLTAVKILAGSPVEIAAASVGDKSLVKAVREIEGDGRSLDSTPEVVEPEVLGATAEVVAKEAAEEAAVVVTEEELKSAEAGADAEDAEAPAAEQLVKEETSAPVAAEETEAVAASQSEEPTTSAPTVEELGEDECEEQAAVPGAALEEAVSSTEASPEDAAPAEEATPAVEAATTTAAAAAAAADPVDETSAGERSPAAETSAEEAAAEVSADETHSEAAAVVDTTQLAAASSGSDLEVLSAADAESTSEAPAQEAKHCHACHSAPSAEEQGAPPAALAIEEVVDVTHEVQEAVSLVEGQTTETMVVVTSQL
- the mgarpb gene encoding fibrous sheath CABYR-binding protein isoform X1 codes for the protein MFCRRALLRVGPLARRAFKPTSRHAAPVRHMAFGVPGGSSNMAYFVLCGGGLTAAVVYAYKTVNGDSERYEDRLANMGSAAKAPEAEAAPEVAAPAAEPAPVEEAAPTAEVTEEVVVEEAAAEAVPAPAEPVAEIAAEPVVDAASEEAVSEEAAAVASEVVVAEAAAEPAVPEEAAPPVEAVPEAVEVAATEEAPAAEAPTAEAPAAEAPAAEAPAAESAESMPDLLTAVKILAGSPVEIAAASVGDKSLVKAVREIEGDGRSLDSTPEVVEPEVLGATAEVVAKEAAEEAAVVVTEEELKSAEAGADAEDAEAPAAEQLVKEETSAPVAAEETEAVAASQSEEPTTSAPTVEELGEDECEEQAAVPGAALEEAVSSTEASPEDAAPAEEATPAVEAATTTAAAAAAAADPVDETSAGERSPAAETSAEEAAAEVSADETHSEAAAVVDTTQLAAASSGSDLEVLSAADAESTSEAPAQEAKHCHACHSAPSAEEQGAPPAALAIEEVVDVTHEVQEAVSLVEGQKPKVSIWSVKSCSVM